From the genome of Nitrospirota bacterium, one region includes:
- the rplS gene encoding 50S ribosomal protein L19 gives MGIIEETYKKKEPGRFNIGDLVKVYTTVIEGGKERVQVFEGTVIGRRGGGTRETFIVRKVTYGVGVERIFPLHSPIIQKIEVVKQGDVRRAKLYYLREKKGKAAKVKEKEVF, from the coding sequence ATAGGCATCATTGAAGAAACATATAAGAAAAAGGAACCAGGGAGATTTAACATAGGTGACCTTGTGAAGGTTTATACGACAGTAATCGAAGGTGGAAAAGAGCGGGTTCAGGTTTTCGAGGGCACCGTTATTGGTAGAAGAGGTGGAGGAACACGGGAGACCTTTATCGTAAGAAAGGTCACTTACGGTGTTGGGGTGGAAAGGATATTTCCTTTACATTCACCGATTATACAGAAGATAGAGGTAGTCAAACAGGGGGATGTAAGGCGTGCAAAGCTTTACTATCTCAGAGAAAAGAAGGGAAAGGCAGCAAAGGTCAAAGAGAAGGAAGTCTTCTGA
- the trmD gene encoding tRNA (guanosine(37)-N1)-methyltransferase TrmD: protein MMRCDILTLFPEAVNAFLEFSILKKAREKGLLEVKAYNIRDFTEDRHRVVDDYPYGGGAGMVIKPEPLFKAVEYLKSDNKERLVIFMSPQGKQFNYEIARRLSEENRRLLFICGRYEGIDERVRMALVDEELSIGDYVLTGGELASLVVIDSSVRFIPGVLGDERSALEDSFSQGILDYPHYTRPADFRGMKVPEVLLSGDHEKIRRWREKAAISRTLRQRPDLIEKMKLTEEYLQIIDEIKKEEGL, encoded by the coding sequence TTGATGAGATGTGATATTCTAACCCTTTTCCCTGAGGCAGTTAATGCCTTCCTCGAATTTAGTATACTTAAAAAGGCAAGGGAAAAGGGGTTACTTGAAGTCAAGGCGTATAACATAAGGGATTTTACAGAAGATAGGCATCGTGTGGTAGATGATTATCCTTATGGTGGAGGTGCAGGGATGGTCATTAAGCCTGAACCATTATTTAAGGCTGTTGAATACCTCAAAAGTGATAATAAGGAACGGTTAGTTATATTTATGTCGCCTCAGGGTAAACAGTTTAATTATGAGATAGCACGCAGATTGTCTGAAGAAAACAGAAGACTGCTCTTTATATGTGGCAGATACGAAGGTATTGATGAACGGGTAAGGATGGCACTTGTGGATGAGGAACTGTCTATCGGTGATTATGTACTTACAGGTGGAGAGTTAGCATCCCTTGTTGTGATTGATTCTTCAGTCAGGTTTATCCCTGGTGTTCTTGGTGATGAACGGTCTGCGCTCGAAGATTCATTTTCACAGGGTATTCTTGATTATCCCCACTATACAAGACCTGCTGATTTCAGAGGGATGAAGGTTCCAGAAGTCCTGCTCTCTGGAGACCATGAAAAGATAAGACGGTGGAGGGAAAAGGCTGCGATTAGCAGGACACTCAGACAGAGACCAGACCTTATCGAGAAGATGAAACTTACAGAGGAATATCTTCAAATCATTGATGAGATTAAAAAGGAGGAAGGGCTGTGA
- the rimM gene encoding ribosome maturation factor RimM (Essential for efficient processing of 16S rRNA) produces the protein MKDGLISIGKILKVWGIRGEVKILPLTDNPHRYRSLKRVISVTPNGSESILQVGNVKFKGKYVMLSFKGYDTSEKSSPLVGSLIKIPKEELEGLPEGSYYIFELIGANVFSVDGRFIGKLTDVITTGSNDVYVVEDKRKEILIPAIKDVVKEIDIKKKTIIVQLVNGLDEM, from the coding sequence TTGAAAGATGGGCTAATCAGTATCGGCAAGATTCTCAAGGTCTGGGGTATAAGGGGGGAAGTAAAGATACTTCCCCTCACAGATAATCCCCATCGATATAGATCACTGAAACGAGTCATCTCAGTCACACCAAATGGTAGTGAATCCATACTGCAGGTCGGTAATGTAAAGTTTAAAGGAAAGTATGTTATGCTATCCTTTAAGGGATATGACACATCAGAAAAGTCATCTCCCCTTGTTGGTTCCCTGATAAAGATTCCTAAAGAAGAACTTGAAGGTCTTCCAGAAGGTAGTTATTATATATTTGAACTCATTGGGGCAAATGTATTTTCTGTTGATGGTAGATTTATAGGGAAATTAACTGATGTTATCACAACAGGTAGCAATGATGTATATGTCGTCGAGGATAAAAGGAAAGAGATTCTTATTCCTGCGATAAAAGATGTAGTTAAAGAAATCGATATTAAAAAGAAAACAATAATTGTTCAATTAGTTAATGGACTTGATGAGATGTGA
- a CDS encoding KH domain-containing protein produces the protein MKDLVEQMAKALVDKPNDVSVVEIEGEKTTVFELRVAQSDLGKVIGKQGRTARAMRTILNAAGTKMGKRCVLEILE, from the coding sequence ATGAAAGATCTGGTAGAGCAGATGGCAAAGGCTTTGGTTGACAAGCCGAATGATGTTTCTGTGGTTGAGATTGAAGGAGAAAAGACAACGGTATTCGAGTTACGGGTAGCACAGAGTGACCTTGGAAAGGTGATAGGAAAACAAGGAAGAACAGCACGGGCTATGAGGACAATATTGAATGCGGCAGGCACCAAAATGGGCAAGAGATGCGTCTTAGAGATACTTGAGTAA